The following are from one region of the Anolis carolinensis isolate JA03-04 unplaced genomic scaffold, rAnoCar3.1.pri scaffold_15, whole genome shotgun sequence genome:
- the cunh1orf159 gene encoding uncharacterized protein C1orf159 homolog isoform X3 codes for MDAMEANTTCLASNQCSPGCYRRWNEDGSSSCIKCENETIAATPVDNLTDCRNNAARGMNSQTNFSTITPVTLGVGGPEVAASLIFGTFVISLFLILCVASFFYLKRANKLPNLFYRRSKGSVVQSAESASMLSPPSSVRKPRYVRRERSLMTSSTSTTLSAETRVSNV; via the exons ATGGACGCAATGGAGGCCAATACCACATGTCTTGCCAGCAACCAATGCAGTCCAG GCTGCTACCGGCGGTGGAATGAAGATGGCAGCAGTAGCTGCATTAAATGTGAGAATGAAACGATCGCCGCAACACCCGTTGACAACCTGACAGACTGCCGAAACA ATGCTGCCAGAGGAATGAACTCCCAAACAAACTTTAGTACCATAACCCCAGTTACACTTGGAGTCG GGGGACCAGAAGTAGCTGCTTCTCTCATCTTCGGGACCTTCGTCATCAGCCTCTTCCTCATACTATGTGTCGCTTCCTTTTTCTACCTCAAACGTGCCAATAAACTTCCAAATCTCTTCTATAGAAGAAGCAAAG GATCTGTTGTACAGTCTGCTGAATCA GCATCAATGTTATCGCCTCCTTCTTCAG tcCGGAAACCCCGCTATGTCAGAAGGGAGCGATCGCTCATGACCTCCAGCACCAGCACAACCCTCTCCGCAGAGACCAGAGTCAGTAACGTGTAA
- the cunh1orf159 gene encoding uncharacterized protein C1orf159 homolog isoform X5, which yields MAAWGSLSGCYRRWNEDGSSSCIKCENETIAATPVDNLTDCRNRGPEVAASLIFGTFVISLFLILCVASFFYLKRANKLPNLFYRRSKGSVVQSAESASMLSPPSSVRKPRYVRRERSLMTSSTSTTLSAETRVSNV from the exons GCTGCTACCGGCGGTGGAATGAAGATGGCAGCAGTAGCTGCATTAAATGTGAGAATGAAACGATCGCCGCAACACCCGTTGACAACCTGACAGACTGCCGAAACA GGGGACCAGAAGTAGCTGCTTCTCTCATCTTCGGGACCTTCGTCATCAGCCTCTTCCTCATACTATGTGTCGCTTCCTTTTTCTACCTCAAACGTGCCAATAAACTTCCAAATCTCTTCTATAGAAGAAGCAAAG GATCTGTTGTACAGTCTGCTGAATCA GCATCAATGTTATCGCCTCCTTCTTCAG tcCGGAAACCCCGCTATGTCAGAAGGGAGCGATCGCTCATGACCTCCAGCACCAGCACAACCCTCTCCGCAGAGACCAGAGTCAGTAACGTGTAA
- the cunh1orf159 gene encoding uncharacterized protein C1orf159 homolog isoform X4: MAAWGSLSGCYRRWNEDGSSSCIKCENETIAATPVDNLTDCRNNAARGMNSQTNFSTITPVTLGVGGPEVAASLIFGTFVISLFLILCVASFFYLKRANKLPNLFYRRSKGSVVQSAESASMLSPPSSVRKPRYVRRERSLMTSSTSTTLSAETRVSNV, encoded by the exons GCTGCTACCGGCGGTGGAATGAAGATGGCAGCAGTAGCTGCATTAAATGTGAGAATGAAACGATCGCCGCAACACCCGTTGACAACCTGACAGACTGCCGAAACA ATGCTGCCAGAGGAATGAACTCCCAAACAAACTTTAGTACCATAACCCCAGTTACACTTGGAGTCG GGGGACCAGAAGTAGCTGCTTCTCTCATCTTCGGGACCTTCGTCATCAGCCTCTTCCTCATACTATGTGTCGCTTCCTTTTTCTACCTCAAACGTGCCAATAAACTTCCAAATCTCTTCTATAGAAGAAGCAAAG GATCTGTTGTACAGTCTGCTGAATCA GCATCAATGTTATCGCCTCCTTCTTCAG tcCGGAAACCCCGCTATGTCAGAAGGGAGCGATCGCTCATGACCTCCAGCACCAGCACAACCCTCTCCGCAGAGACCAGAGTCAGTAACGTGTAA
- the cunh1orf159 gene encoding uncharacterized protein C1orf159 homolog isoform X2, which translates to MVMPCVFFLTLLGAEATGKSIGSLESELECCMDAMEANTTCLASNQCSPGCYRRWNEDGSSSCIKCENETIAATPVDNLTDCRNRGPEVAASLIFGTFVISLFLILCVASFFYLKRANKLPNLFYRRSKGSVVQSAESASMLSPPSSVRKPRYVRRERSLMTSSTSTTLSAETRVSNV; encoded by the exons ATGGTTATGCCATGTGTCTTCTTCCTAACTTTACTCGGAGCGGAAGCAACCGGCAAATCCATTGGCAGCTTG GAATCTGAGCTAGAATGTTGCATGGACGCAATGGAGGCCAATACCACATGTCTTGCCAGCAACCAATGCAGTCCAG GCTGCTACCGGCGGTGGAATGAAGATGGCAGCAGTAGCTGCATTAAATGTGAGAATGAAACGATCGCCGCAACACCCGTTGACAACCTGACAGACTGCCGAAACA GGGGACCAGAAGTAGCTGCTTCTCTCATCTTCGGGACCTTCGTCATCAGCCTCTTCCTCATACTATGTGTCGCTTCCTTTTTCTACCTCAAACGTGCCAATAAACTTCCAAATCTCTTCTATAGAAGAAGCAAAG GATCTGTTGTACAGTCTGCTGAATCA GCATCAATGTTATCGCCTCCTTCTTCAG tcCGGAAACCCCGCTATGTCAGAAGGGAGCGATCGCTCATGACCTCCAGCACCAGCACAACCCTCTCCGCAGAGACCAGAGTCAGTAACGTGTAA
- the cunh1orf159 gene encoding uncharacterized protein C1orf159 homolog isoform X1, giving the protein MVMPCVFFLTLLGAEATGKSIGSLESELECCMDAMEANTTCLASNQCSPGCYRRWNEDGSSSCIKCENETIAATPVDNLTDCRNNAARGMNSQTNFSTITPVTLGVGGPEVAASLIFGTFVISLFLILCVASFFYLKRANKLPNLFYRRSKGSVVQSAESASMLSPPSSVRKPRYVRRERSLMTSSTSTTLSAETRVSNV; this is encoded by the exons ATGGTTATGCCATGTGTCTTCTTCCTAACTTTACTCGGAGCGGAAGCAACCGGCAAATCCATTGGCAGCTTG GAATCTGAGCTAGAATGTTGCATGGACGCAATGGAGGCCAATACCACATGTCTTGCCAGCAACCAATGCAGTCCAG GCTGCTACCGGCGGTGGAATGAAGATGGCAGCAGTAGCTGCATTAAATGTGAGAATGAAACGATCGCCGCAACACCCGTTGACAACCTGACAGACTGCCGAAACA ATGCTGCCAGAGGAATGAACTCCCAAACAAACTTTAGTACCATAACCCCAGTTACACTTGGAGTCG GGGGACCAGAAGTAGCTGCTTCTCTCATCTTCGGGACCTTCGTCATCAGCCTCTTCCTCATACTATGTGTCGCTTCCTTTTTCTACCTCAAACGTGCCAATAAACTTCCAAATCTCTTCTATAGAAGAAGCAAAG GATCTGTTGTACAGTCTGCTGAATCA GCATCAATGTTATCGCCTCCTTCTTCAG tcCGGAAACCCCGCTATGTCAGAAGGGAGCGATCGCTCATGACCTCCAGCACCAGCACAACCCTCTCCGCAGAGACCAGAGTCAGTAACGTGTAA